Within Bacillus sp. E(2018), the genomic segment AGAATCGATCTCTTTATTAAAAGAGATGACAGAACACTTAAAGAAAATGACTGAAAAATTTAAGATATAAGAAATAAACAAAGCTTGGATTAAATTAATCCGAGCTTTGTTTAGATTATCTTGGTTTTAAAATTATACTGGTTTAAGCACTTAGTTTTTTCATAATAGCTGACGGATTAGAAGTAAACAGAATATAGGTTTGTTTTTTTGTCTCAATAAAGACCCGATCTGTCATACCATACGGGAAACCGATACGGATAGCTTCCTTATCGTCTCCACCATATGTATCGTCTAAACCTACATTAAGAATATCATCGGCAGGAATCTCCACCCTCAATAGCTGCCATCGAATAATAAAGTTGTTATCTATCTTTTTTACACTAACCTCAATCATTGTTCTCCACCCCTATTTTTTTGTCCTACTATTATTACGTATTAGTAGATGGAAAGTTTCGGTAATCAATAGCCTTAACTAGCTAATTCTATGTTTATTTAGGAAGACTTCTATAATCTTTGTGTATATTTCTGGTTGTTCTGAATGAACCAAATGAGCTGCAAAAGGAATAATAGAGACATGTACATATTTATTAAACTTCGGATAGAGAAGTGCGCCCTTCGTTTCATTAACATTTCCTTCTCCAACTACAAATAAAATGGGCAGATGAATCATTTTCAATTCACTAGTTTCTTTAAAAGGATACCAATCTACATTTCTACCCATATAAATAAATTGCTTCCAACCAGTACCATGAAGAGTATTAAAATAATCAATTATTTCTTGATTTTCTAAAATTTTCGCTTGATGTTCTACGTCTTTTTCATGTGCTTCTGACCAGTTATTAGGCTTTTCTGGTAGAATTCCTGAAATGGTCAAAGATTGAACTTTATGAGGATAACTTTGTGAGAATATTAAACCTACTAATGCACCTAGAGAACAACCTACTATATGTGCCTTTTCTATTTTGAAATGTTCTATTGTTTCTAGCAGATCATTTGCAGAGTCTTGAAAAAAATTAGAATAATCATTTGTAAAAGATTTTCCATGACCTCTCAAATCAGGTTTATAGACTTTAAAGTCGTGTTTAAAATATTCACTTTGATATTCAAAATCTGTACTACCTGTTTGTAACCCTGTATGCAGGAAAATCACTGGTTCCCCTGCTCCTACAACTTCTGTATGTAAGATCATTTAGTCCCCCAAATTTAAATATTTACATATGATTATTTGTAACACGTTTTAACAGCTTTCTTAGTTAATTCCCAAATCCACCATAACGCCATGCTAATCCGACCATCTCCATCAGCAAAAGAGGAACCACAAGAATGAATGATACAGCTATGGCCAGACCTCGAAAACCAAGGTTCTTAGGAGATCGAAATGCAAAATAAATAGCAGTGAGCACTCCTCCCCACACGATCAACCGCCAGTATCCGAAAGCAATGGCATAGGTGTGTATAAGTAAAAAGAACGCGACTGTAAAAGCACTTACTAGTAATGAAATCGAGCTAAATTTCTCTCTCATACCAATCCGCTCCTAATAGTCCATCGAATTTGCTGATTTCAACAGATCATCCATCTTAAATTCAGAACCCATTAACATCATCCCATAATATATATCATCTTTACTCCAACGAATGGATTTAACGTCAGATGATTCTCTTTCTATAATAACCTCAGTGCCATCTTTCAATTTTGTTGTCTTCTTCTCACCTTCATCATTGAAATTTGCGTTTTTATTTTGGAACGTGGTTACACGAAGGACGGAACCTTTTTCATTACCATAAGTAAATTCAGTATGTAAGATATCCCCTTTTGGATCTCCCGCAGGATCTACAGCATATGTTAATTGGACGTCTTTTGACTGAAAAGGAAGTTTTTCTGGAGCTGCCATCTTTTGTTGCACCTCTTTTGGCAACCGCTCCATCTCTTTCTTCACATTCGGATAATTCTCATTCAGCTTGTCGACAGCTCCTTGATCGCTGCAAGCCGCCAAGATAATTAAAAGTAACAAGCTTAGTATCTTCTTCATACGATCACCTCTTACTTTTCTATATTCTACTTTTGGAATATAATTCCTGTTTGTGAGGTAAGTATCCTTTCAAAAAACACAAAAAAGCCTAGAGTTTACTTCACCCTAAGCCACTTTAATATACTTAAAATTGTTTTACAGAACAAATTCCATCGAAATACTTGTGTTTTTATAACCTAGCTTCTTATACAACTGATAAGCCACTTCATTTCTTCCAAAGACACTTAATCCAATAGACTCTATTCCTGATTGCTTTAACATACTTTGAAGTATTTCTAACGTTTTCTTCCCGTATCCTTTTCTTCTATGAAGGTCGTCTATGAAAATATGGTACAAAAAGGCTTGATTAATCTCCGGCATCAATCCATACCAGAGAATTCCTACTTTTTCATAGGTTTTGGAATCTTGAATGTTGTACAAATACTGACCTTCAGTTAACAATCCATCTTTCCAAAGATCAGACATCATCATTTCTGATTCTTCTAAGGCAGACTGTAACGTTAGGTTGAAGTTCTTAGTGATTTCACAAGCGTAATCTGAAATCATAAATGCCAGATAATCCTGAAATTCTTGTTCGGTTAATGGGTTTAAATGTATCATGTTATCTCTCCATTCTAGTAATGATCAATTAGAAGGAAGTAAACAAAGATTCATTCATAGAAAATAGACTAAATAATAGAGTTACTTCATGAATAAACACCTTTGTTTACTCGTGAGACCATGTTACACAGTTAGTATGAGACATTCTTTAACGCTCCTTTAACATTCATCATTTAATAACTCTTATTTTAACATAAAGTTCCAATAAATGTTTAATCCATTGTCGAACCGCACGTTACATTGATAATTGTCCCTGTTATGGCACTCGCTCGATCCGATGCAATAAACACCGCTGTATCAGCGACTTCTTTCAACTTTGGAAGGCGTCCTAACGCTGTTCCTTCCTCCATATACTGTCTCACCTCAGGAAAGTCTGGTTTCCATGTTTCTGGTATAGCATCTGATCTCAAAGAAACGACACGAATCCCTTTTGTACCGAGCTCACCGGCTAAGCTACGTGTAAATCCTTCGATGGCTGAACAAGCTGTGGCAAAACCTCCCGAGTAATGATAAGTATGGTCTCTGCCTGACAATGCTGCCGATGATGCAGAAAGAGTTAAGATTACTCCTGAATTCTGCTTG encodes:
- a CDS encoding alpha/beta hydrolase, whose translation is MILHTEVVGAGEPVIFLHTGLQTGSTDFEYQSEYFKHDFKVYKPDLRGHGKSFTNDYSNFFQDSANDLLETIEHFKIEKAHIVGCSLGALVGLIFSQSYPHKVQSLTISGILPEKPNNWSEAHEKDVEHQAKILENQEIIDYFNTLHGTGWKQFIYMGRNVDWYPFKETSELKMIHLPILFVVGEGNVNETKGALLYPKFNKYVHVSIIPFAAHLVHSEQPEIYTKIIEVFLNKHRIS
- a CDS encoding GNAT family N-acetyltransferase, which gives rise to MIHLNPLTEQEFQDYLAFMISDYACEITKNFNLTLQSALEESEMMMSDLWKDGLLTEGQYLYNIQDSKTYEKVGILWYGLMPEINQAFLYHIFIDDLHRRKGYGKKTLEILQSMLKQSGIESIGLSVFGRNEVAYQLYKKLGYKNTSISMEFVL